ttgtaaaattttatctatttaaatcAAACATATCTTTAACAGTTATTTGAAAACGTATAATATACCTTGTATAAGTTTTATACATGGAATATTACAAAACACAAACTAAGTAAATTGAAGACTGAACCAATCAATTTGAGAGGAAAATtattcaaacaaattaaaagaaaatgatttaattcgtttttagttttttatagtaatttttcatttttattatagatTGGTTTGAATTTAAACAATTCTAATTTAATGATAGGTGGGACTCTTTTCTAAATGTAGAAATTCTGTTGTGAAAAGGACTAGATCTTCGGCATGGTTTGGATTGTGTCCGTTGAATTTGATCTCTCAGTCAATAGATTGCGTGTCTCGGAAAAATGTTACTGTAGAtacccaaaaaagaaaagaaaaaaatgttactgGAAGCTCGTTGGTTatcttgttgatttttatgttttatttgttattattaaaattaaaggataaattgtcttatgttttatttgttattattataaaaataagggTTAAACTGTCTTGgaatttattatcattattattctaataataataacaataataataataataaggggTGGGTGTGGTGATAATTGAAGGTgacgtaaaaatatattttcatattcgTACTTATCATCTTCAGGATTTCTAAAACTTTGTACACAAATGTTGCTGATTTAAAGGTAGGAAATTGTAACATCTTAGTTTAAATTGCCTGATAGATTTGATTTTGCATGTAATTCAAAGGCAAGTGTTCTTAACTCTAGAAAATGATGTCATGTAAGGAAGAAACAACACATTTAAGTGTAAACAATTTTTACAGTGTTATTTaaccataataaaaaaaatcatcgatGTAGAATGAGTTTATTTACTTTTACAATATTATCTCAAgagtcataataataataattttttttacaatgataatatataaaaattaaactttttatatttagacCAAAACTTTTCCAAATTAACTATCTTTGTAGAGAGCTCTGTCCACTAATTCCATCAAAGGAGACTGTGATAAAGCTGTTGGGTGAACTCTCATGATCGTCAGAATTAGACGGAGTTGTCATCATTTTTGAGAAACATTGTTTCAATTCATTAACTACATGGGTCATGGTTGGCCTATTAATGGAAGTGGTTGCTACACAAGCCTTTGCAGTGTCTAAGGCCTTCTTCACATGATGAATATCAAATTCTCCCTGCAATCTTGAATCCACAATATCATTGATCCCCCTTTCAAGCAGTATAGAATCAACCCATTGAATTATGTGAGTTCTCTCTTCGGTTTTGGTTATAGCAGGTTGACCTGTAATTATCTCAAACAAAACTATCCCAAAACTGAAAACATCACTTTTTTCCCTCAATTTGTGTGATCTATTGTACCTGcagaataaaaatttacaactcAGTTTATATTAAACGTTATCTTAAAGACTCTTGACTTTTGCCTCCTGTGTTTGAGTGAAAATAATAACTTACTCTGGGTCAAGATATCCAAGGGTGCCAGCTACCACTGTGGTCATATGGGTGTCATCTTCATCTGAGTAGATCTTTGACAACCCAAAATCAGCTAGTTTACCCCGGAATTTTTCATTCAGTAAGATGTTTTTAGACTTAACATCTCTGTGAACAATCGGCATATTGCAGCCATGATGCAGGTACTCCAATCCTACAGTTTAAAGTTCAAGTTACGTTTTGTTGCATAAAATTCTGACTCTGACTCTCAAAGAAAGAGGGGAGGGGCAAAAGGATTCTTTCGATCCTTACCTTCTGCAGCATCCACTGCAATTTGAATTCGTTGGTTCCAACTCAATATATTTTTGCTTTTGCCTACATTTTTTAGAATCCACCAAGGAATGCATGAATTTTAAATCGAAATAATAAGAAAGGCATCATTCTTTTCTTGCATTTTGGTGCAGAATATCTAGAAAATTTGTTTTCCAATACATATAACTGATCTTTGACTCAATTTTTAGGCTTCATCTAAATGTATCTGAACTTGAATTGCTTCATATTTTGTTGGCATTTATTGACTGTTTAGCCGTTTTATGCAGATGATCAAGACATCTACAGAATCAGAAGCATTTACTTTCTATCAGTACCTTTTTTTACATAGCAAAAGTGGATACAAACATGAATACGTATTATGTAATTGCCCCTAAATTGTAACactgaagagaaataaaattaaatggacTAAAGTAATCTTAAACAATACCTGATAAATGCTTTGCTAAGTCTCCATTAGCCATATACTCATAGATGAGAGCCATATTTTCGCCATCATCACAATATCCTATCAGAGCAGTCAAGAATTTATGATGAACTACAGCAAGAAGTTTGGCCTGAAAATCAGAAAGCAACAATTCATTCAGTTAacacaaataaaatatcattagcgagtatatatataattatgatgatatttgaAGTTAATCATATTACCTCTGCCTGAAATTGCAGATATCCTTGAGCTGAGGGAGAGAGCATTTTGACAGCTACCTCAGTATCATCTATCCAGCCATGGTACACTGTAGCAAATCCTCCTTTCCCAACAACCCTTTCAAAATTTCTGGTCATGCTCAAGACTTCGGCATAGGTGAATTCTTGTTTATTTGACTCTAGTTCCTCCCTTATTTTGTAATAAGCATTCTGCTTGCTGAGATGATGGGAAACTGTGGGTAGAAACAAACACTATATGGATAATCTTTCATATAtatcttcaaaataaaaatgcaattacaaattaaccaaaaaaataatttaattttgatacattGTCATTTTTACACTGTTAAACAATTAGAAATTATCCTAGATATGACTTTCAAAGTAATTATTATGAAAGTGGATCATATTATCATATATGACAATATTCATGATGGATGATGATGAGATCTTTTCCACCCATACTCAAATTGGGATAAattatcttcttatttatttttttgtttgttttttttccttccctcATTGTGAATAGAATATAAAGGCAACATGGTACCTGGTTGTCTCCTTTTGTATATGCAGAAAGAAATCACTGTTATTACTAGTATCATGAAAGCTCCACCAAGTGATGCCACCAGTGGAACTACAACCTTATTCCCATTCTTGTTGTTGCATGATGAACCTGGTGAGCAAAGACTTGGATTTCCACCAAAACTTGCATTCACAATTAAAAATTGAGCATGTTATGACATTGTCTTACCAAATGGTAAACCAACACTATTATCCCATGCCACACATTGttgtaaaaaaagaagagataaatgAGTAGCTCATGGGGAATGAAGTCAAAACAGAGGCAGGGCATAATCTAAAACTGAATTTTTGAAACACAACATACATGAATTCAAGCAAACCATTCTCGGAATTTACAATGAGTTGCATTGGAATTGTTCCTGATAGCTGATTTCCTTCTAGGTTCCTTCgatcaagaaaaacaaaatcatttataaatgcattcataaaaaaaattattcaaaaaaaccCAAATTAAAGAAAGAGGGTAAAAATTCTGAGAGGTAGACCTAGTTGAGGATTTTTACAGTAAGATGCCCAATGACATTTCAagcaacaaaattaattaaaaaaatcaatttcaccTAGGAAAGCTTAGCCTCTTGAAAGCTCTACCTCTGTATAGAATATATCCTCATCAAAATAGTTGACTTACAGAACTCTTAAGAAGCGCAGTTGGGATAGGAATTCAGGCACGGCCCCAGTCAAATTGTTGTTTGACAAATCCCTAAAATGGGaacacattttattttactcaACGTTAGGAGCCAGCACCATTTTGTTGTCAACAATTATATAGCATGCTATTGTATGTGACAAATTCAGTGACTTACAAATATTCAATGGACTGCAGATTTGATATGCCAGGGGCTATGTTTCCTATTAAACCACTGAAAGATAAGTTCCTAAAAGCATGAATGTAAGGTTCATCAATATTTATTGAAGATAAAACTGTGAAGTTGCAGTTAAAACTAAAGGATCAGTATATGTGTATTTCAAGCCAAGCCAAACTTACAAGTATATGATCCTTGGTGAATCAGATTCAGCATAGCTGCAGTTAAGACCATCCCACAAGTAAGCCAGTGGGGTACAAGGATCTCCTTGCCAGTTTCTCTTGATCCCATAGATTGACTTGACATTTATGATACCATCAActattatcataaatataagTAGGTCAGGCAGAAAATGTAAAACTATGAGTAATAATAAGACTAGTGCATGCTAATAATGATGTGCAGGGTCTGGATCAATTataataagttgattttagaaataaaaatcagCATATTTAAAAACATACCATCTGTTTGATATGTTTCTGATAGTGAGAAGTTTTTTGTCATGTATATCTCGATGGCGTTGAGAAGAGGTGGAAGAGTCGATCCACTAGTTTTATTAATCCAAAGTTCCAACGGATTTTCAATTATTGCTAAATGATACGCATTCTGCAGGTATATAGGATTGATTGGAGCATTATTTAAAATGTCCCCATTTACAAAAATGTTGAACTCTCTAATTTGGTTTGCCTGGAGCTTCTGTAGTTCAGCAAAGAACATGTACACATAACATGTGGATGCATTATTTTTGGGAAGGAAGTGGAATTCTATATTGTCATTGACATTTGCTGGAATTGCTGCAGTTCCCATGACAATGGAAGGCGGCAATGGTAAAAAATCAAATGACGTAGTAGCATCATGGTCTATGGTAAGGGTGTTATCTATCTGTGTCCATTCATTTGAGTTATAAGGTGTCCATATTCTATCATAGACATCATCCGGATATCTTTgggaaaggaaaaagagagaaaaacttcaGAGAGCattatgatattaaaataaagcaaaaaagaaaaaaaaatagtcattttcCCTTTTAGTGGTAATTCCATGATATAAGTTGGTTATATTGTTACATGGCTCACCTGATTATTTCACCATCCTGTAAGCCTACGTCAAATCGTGCCAATAGCTCCACAAAGTTAACTAGATAGGCCTCACTGTTAAGAACTCTAAGCTCTAAAACTGAAATAAAGGGTGTACCCTTTGCAGTGTTGAATAAACAAACATGAGCATAATTGGATGAAGCAGCATAAATGATTTCCTTGGTGACTACACTGGATGCATCCTGAAACACCACTGATCCCCACCAACTGTCTCCAAGATAGATGTCAAACTCGGGAAGAGAGTCTTTTCCATCGTAATTTCCATATGCAAACCTTGCCCTCACTAAATATTTCTTGCTACTTACTTGAGGAACAACAAGGGTATAGCAGTTCCTGGTTCCATCCGGGAAGCTTCTAACATTCCAGAACTGCCTGTCAAGGGAAGCCTTGTATTTAGATGATATACTGTGGCTTACACCACTGTTTGTGAAGTTGACATCCGAAGAGTAATAGATGGAAGTGGTTTCATCTGTGTAGTTTGGTTCATCCTCAAGTCCGCAGTCAATACTAATGAAGCCTGTAAAAGGTGGAAGAGCTTAAGTTCAAAGAACAATAAATAGTGTGGTAGGATTCAGGATAATGAAATGACACTACCGAACCTGATTGATTCTGTGCTCGAACAATGATAGGAAGAGTTAAAGAGAGATGAAACATCAGAAATAGAAAGTGTCCTTCCATTTCTGAACTGTGTAAATAGTAAATTGAAAATTCGTTATAGACTTAAAGTTGGAGCCTCTTGTTTTGTTGTTGGGCTAACTAGTAGTTACCTCCACGAGATTGGAGATTGAAGATTGGAGATAGGAGATAACAAGCCAATTCCAAGAATGATTATGCTTGATCATTCAATGATGatattcattttaatctttgtaaGGGTTATGGTATGTTGAAATCAAGTTTGGCTGCTTACCGAATTCTTTTTCACCCTTTCtttattagaaattagaagCTTCCGAGCTGATTAGTCCCAGTTGCATTTACACGTCTttgctttattattattattgtattggATGTATAGACTTGCATGGAGATTTCGCAGGAAAATTTCTATTGTTATGACAAAAAATGCTCGTAAACATTTGACCAGTAACAATCCAAATTCAAGACAATCTTAAGCACCGTAGTTGACCCAATTTTTCAAACATCTATAgcccttttattaattttagttagttcaaaatatgttttgaatctctaataaatactcaaattttatatttatttttaatatttttttttcattgcatctctaataaaacaataacttatcatagatttaaaaaagtgtcaagactaaaatcaatttttttttgttttatcggagcaaaaaaaattatttgagaataaacatttaagtatttattaagaatcataaacatattttatctttaattttatttgaatcaattattaattttgtcttCCACATATCACCTTTTTTCgtggttttaaaataatatgatttgaataattttgaaaataccgaatattagttcttttattttaacatattttaataaaatttaaggattaatttgaagaaattttaagtatttaaaataagtaaatagtCTATATATTTATAGTGTAAAGAATTTtgcaacaagaaaaaaatagtgtttttttttacattaacatCTAACCACAAAAAAAATTTGTCTAAAAAATCATCATTAATAATTTCTTATCGATTGATGgtataatagaaataaaaactcTTTAAAAAGCATGgtttctaatatttacaaaattacttaaatatatttttaatttagaaactaGTTAGAAGAGAGGATAATAAGAACTAAGAAGGTTAGTTTTATATACatcaaaatagattttttttttaaaaatgtcaaaagaagaacaagaaaaacaataaaaaaaataacaaataatcatTATGTCATTAATTTGAGTGAAACTCACATTTCTTAATAAAGGTATCAAATTTCAGTATTatgggataaaaaaataagattatgaaAATAGATTTTACTAGTAATCAGTCAtagtcatatttatttttattgattagtGTATCAGGGTCAGCAGATATTTTGCATTGATAAAAAGGGGGGAGGGGAAACAAGagtgaagaaaaaatagaatcGAAGATGTTGATGACCACGAAGTCGTCTTCTTTCCAATTTCACCGGTTAAATCCATGTTGCACCTGAGACTAGTCTTCAATTGTCTGAGAGGAGAGGACAATCTGTTAAATAGAGCCCATAGTGCACATAGAATATGAAATTCACTCATATCTTtcgatttattttttcaagacgCGACACATTTCTTAAAGCACACAGTCTCACTTGGAAAACATACAATCAAATTAAAGCCCATATTCACTAATTGTGTGGCTTGATCTCCTTCTGGCATTGCAAGAGGAAAGCCACCCACCCtatttatctccttcttcaaaCATACGTAACTATATGACTATAGTCATCTATCTTTATCTTGGGAAAGCGTTTACCTGGCCTGGGGACTAAATTCGGTATTAAGATTCATGGTGACCGTTTTAATTGAATCTCTTGTTTCAACACCACTATATTTAGTTCGAGCTAATTCCATTGCTAAAGACTCCTTCAGTTCAATCACTATCACACTTGTGATTGGCCTCTTGTTCATATTTGGAGATAAACAAGCTGTTGCTATTTCTACTGCTTTCCAAACTGAGTTACTGTCAAAATCTCCTTCTAACCTTGGGTCAACAATGGCCTCGATATCCCCTTTAGCAATCAAGGAGCTAACCCATTCGCTTATGTGAATGCTTTCTTCTTTCCTTGCTATCACTGGCTGACTTGTGATTATCTCCAAAAGAACAACACCAAAGCTATAAACATCGCTTTTCTCGGTTAATCTATTGGTTATGAAATACCTGcaagacaaaaaaatttaactcaatTTAATTTCTGTCAGGATATAAACATGCATATCCACATAGAATCACTATATTTTCCAAGAAAATGATGGATAGTAATAGGACAATATAATTGAAGTACTCACTCAGGGTCCAAATAACCAGGAGTACCAGCAACAACAGTTGACACGTGAGTTACCCCATCTGTTGGGATAATTTTGGATAGACCAAAATCAGATAATTTTGCTTGGAAGTTTTCGTTCAACAAGATGTTTGTGGATTTTACATCTCTGTGGATTATAGGTGTCTTACAACCATTTTGCAGATACTCCAATCCTAagagaaaaaacatatattgaGAGAGGAAGGGAGGAGTTAAGAAAAGACAGTTTTATGTTTACTTTCTGACCTGAGGCTGCATCCACTGCTATACGAAGTCTTTCTTCCCAGGTGAAGAATTTTGTTTTGCTGTGTTTACCTGCTGAAACAAGTTATATAACTTTTTGTACGAGATGTTTTTTTGTTGACCAAAAGTCAGTCATATGACTCACACAGTTGTTCCATTAGGAAATATTCATATCCATGGTTTCAGAATACAAAACTAGTTCAGAAATTTATTTGCACAAATTTTTGcaagaaattaattttgtttgggAACTAACCAGAGAGATGTTCTTGCAAGTTTCCATTAGCCATGTACTCATATATGAGACCCTTATTGGTTCCTTCATTACAATAACCAACAAGGGAAGTCAAATTTTTATGATGAACTCTCATTAGAAGTTTAACCTGGAAATCAAAATCCCAACCATGCTTaaccatatttatatatatatatatatatttatcgcTGAGCTAAAAACACCTAGTGTAAAGTGATTAGAAACTCACCTCTGCTTGAAATTGTTGATAACCATGAACAGACGATGGGGAAAGCATTTTCACTGCAACTGGAGTGTCATCTATATGGCCCAGATAAACTTTTCCAAATCCTCCTTTACCAAGAGTTGTATTGAAATTGTTGGTGATTTTAAGGACATCAGAGTATGAatatatttgtttctttaattccAGTAATGAATCATCTTGTTCTGTGTACGGCTGTGAGATCTGACTTTGATCCCTTTCTACCATTAAAGCtgttaaatatcatataatagttttaaaaactgACAGTTAAATTTGTTTGACAAAATACCGAATAAAAATcgccaattttatttttatcattgttgCTTTACCTTTTGATTTTCTCCTTTGAAGGGTCCACAGTATAGCTGCCACGACCACCAGAAGGATCACAACCCCACTAATTGATGCTACTAAGGGTGTAACGatgttcttcttttccttctccttctcgTTGCATTGGCCAGAATCACATAGATTTGGATTTTGGCCCACACTAGAATAAAAATCACAGAAGATTTATGCTTTAATTCTTGGTAAACCTTACAACTTACAAGtcatcaataatttaatttgatatttaaattcattttgctTGTGCCGAGATATTCAGTGGATCAACAACTGCCTATGGAAAAGCATAGGTGACACCGTTGTTTAACGTGATAATAATTTGAAAGAGTTTaagattcagttcttcttgtgATTGGTCATGGTTATGATTCATGAAGGTCTAAACAGAGGAGAGTGGGCCTTTGGCGTAATCTATGATCCATTgaatccaaaacaaaataaaaatagcagGTGTAATTGAAAGATAACTGCAAAATATTGGACAGAGGTAAAGAAGATATATgtagaaaagtaaaatataacgGATTAATAATCACCACCATAATAAATGATGATattatgaaaatgagaattttcAATAAGATCCTTACCTTAGTGACAGGGAGCCTTCCTTTGATTTTTCAACAAGTGCTGAGGGAATTGAACCAGAGAGGTTATTCTTCTCCAAGT
The nucleotide sequence above comes from Glycine soja cultivar W05 chromosome 11, ASM419377v2, whole genome shotgun sequence. Encoded proteins:
- the LOC114376560 gene encoding probable LRR receptor-like serine/threonine-protein kinase At1g05700, which encodes MEGHFLFLMFHLSLTLPIIVRAQNQSGFISIDCGLEDEPNYTDETTSIYYSSDVNFTNSGVSHSISSKYKASLDRQFWNVRSFPDGTRNCYTLVVPQVSSKKYLVRARFAYGNYDGKDSLPEFDIYLGDSWWGSVVFQDASSVVTKEIIYAASSNYAHVCLFNTAKGTPFISVLELRVLNSEAYLVNFVELLARFDVGLQDGEIIRYPDDVYDRIWTPYNSNEWTQIDNTLTIDHDATTSFDFLPLPPSIVMGTAAIPANVNDNIEFHFLPKNNASTCYVYMFFAELQKLQANQIREFNIFVNGDILNNAPINPIYLQNAYHLAIIENPLELWINKTSGSTLPPLLNAIEIYMTKNFSLSETYQTDVDGIINVKSIYGIKRNWQGDPCTPLAYLWDGLNCSYAESDSPRIIYLNLSFSGLIGNIAPGISNLQSIEYLDLSNNNLTGAVPEFLSQLRFLRVLNLEGNQLSGTIPMQLIVNSENGLLEFIFGGNPSLCSPGSSCNNKNGNKVVVPLVASLGGAFMILVITVISFCIYKRRQPVSHHLSKQNAYYKIREELESNKQEFTYAEVLSMTRNFERVVGKGGFATVYHGWIDDTEVAVKMLSPSAQGYLQFQAEAKLLAVVHHKFLTALIGYCDDGENMALIYEYMANGDLAKHLSGKSKNILSWNQRIQIAVDAAEGLEYLHHGCNMPIVHRDVKSKNILLNEKFRGKLADFGLSKIYSDEDDTHMTTVVAGTLGYLDPEYNRSHKLREKSDVFSFGIVLFEIITGQPAITKTEERTHIIQWVDSILLERGINDIVDSRLQGEFDIHHVKKALDTAKACVATTSINRPTMTHVVNELKQCFSKMMTTPSNSDDHESSPNSFITVSFDGISGQSSLQR